TGACTCAGTTGAAATAGATGACGAGTTGAATTTAGATGATATCTTAGGCTCAGATGATATGATTGATGATTTTTCAGACTTGTTGGATGTTTCCCGCTATCGTAGAACTGTGAATGCTGCAGATAAAATTGGTCGGAGAAAACATGCAAGTCACTTTGAGAAATATAAGAACTTATTCGATCAAGTTCATGCAGATATCGCATCTGGTAGACGAAAAATTATCCCGTTTGAACAGTATGATATTCATGAAAATAGATTCTACATCCAAAATGGTGTAATGATGTATATTGTTTCCATTTCAAAGGATACATTTATAGCTGATAATGGGAAAACAAATGCCAGAATGCATGTTGTTTATGAGAACGGAACAGAGAACAAGAATTTGTTGCTGCAATCATTAGCTTCATCGCTTTATTCTACTGAACGTCATGGACGGATGGTGACAGAACCGGTAGATGAAGAAACGTTGGCTGAAAGTTTTGGAGAAGAATTTACGACAGGTTATATCTATGTGCTGAAATCATTAAGTACTAATCCAGATATTAGTAAATGGAACAATCTGTATAAAATTGGATTCACTCGAAATGATGTGGAAAGCAGAATTGCTAATGCAGAAAATGACGTGACCTATTTAAATGCACCAGTGAGAGTTATGCTTTCTGCTGAGGTGCAAAATGTGAATGCTCAGCTTCTTGAGCGCACCCTACATCATGCATTCCAGGACAAACAAGTTGTCTTTCAGGATGGAAATTTCAAAAAAGCGACTGAATGGTACATGGTTCCATTGAATGATATTGAATCAAAAATCAATGAAGTAATCGCTGGATTACAAAAATAGTGAAGTAAAAGGCACTGTATTCGATTATGAGTACAGTGCCTTTTTGATATTTAATCGCGAACGATTTCTACGATATCCGATAAATCACAATCAAGTGCTTCACAGATGCGAAGTAAGATATCTGTTGTTACATTTTCGCCTTTATTTAGTTTTGATAGTGTGGCTGAACTAATATCAGTCATTTTTCTGAGTTGTGCTTTATTCAGTCCTCTGTCGATTAGGAGCTTCCAAAGCGGATTGTAGCTAAACTTCATGTAATCATTCCTGTTCTAGTTATAAATATCGTATAGATATCCATAGCGTCCATTGTTTTTATCTTCAGTGAAAACAATCTGATTTACTTGTTTATCATCATAGTTTAGCGCAGGCAAGTTCGTTGTGTTCTCAACGATGATAAGTTGCCCTTCGTTTTGATGATCCATAAAGTATTTGAAGAGTCCTTCTTTCATACTGTCATCGCCATCTTGTTTTTTTCGTTCGTCCAATCCCAGAAGGGGGGAATCGATAATGAACACAGAAGGTGTGTACTTAGCGTGATTATACAAGAGATGTCGATATGCCATTACCACTACTGAATTGATAAACGCTGTATATCCATGTCCATTTTCGGTCCATTTTAGATTTCCATTGATTTTGATGTCGAAAATATCCTTGGCGAAAAACGCGTTACGAAATTCATTAGGCTTATAATGCATATTACGTAACATCGAGTCCAGTAATTCAGTCATCTCTTTGTAAAACTCTGCATCAAATTTTTCTTTAGGTTTATAAAGGATACGTTCGTCTTCCGGCTCGTTCTCAATTTTTTCAAGATCACTTTTAAGTTTCTTTTGCATTTTTTCCATCGAGATGAGCTGTTGTTTAATATCTCTGTAAGTTTCGATTTTATTGATTCGATCCTTTAACGTCTCAGCTTTCGGCTTCAGTTCATCGTTGATTGAAGCATCAAGTGATTTCTTTCTTGATTTGAGATCATTAAGCTGTTCCATTAGCTCTTGCAGTTCAACTTCGGTATCATGAGATTCTTCCGTCAAATCTGATAATTGTGAGAGCAATGAATGTAATTCTGAACGTGCAGTATCAATGTAGGTTGTTTGAACAGGCTTACTTAAATCGCCATTACAGAAAGGACAGCTATGTGAAGCGTCGTGTTCATTATGATCATTTAATAATCGCTCACCATCTACGATTAGTGTTAGTCGTTCAATATCGGATTGATATTGATAATGTAACTGTTTGTACCTATTCAAAAGTAGTTGAGTTTCATGAAGATACTGTTCCTTTTGATAAATCTCTTTTATTAAGCTTTTGCTGCTGGCTAGCGCATCATTGATTTGCTTTTCAATTGTTTCAAGTTCAGCGAACATTCCATCGACAATTTGTTGAAAATCATCAGAGGGCGCCTCAGGTAATTCTGATTTAGCCACTTCGTAGTTTTCATATAATTCAGAAAGGCTTGAATTGATGTAGTTAATCACCGAGTTCCGTCTAATTTTTTTATGCTCTTTTGTTTCGTTTTCTTCTGAGTTTGAAAAATCTGAACCGTATAGCAGAAGTAACAACGATGATAAAAAAGCTGTACGTTGTGTTGTTTCCCCAGGAAAAAGAACAGAGGAACTGGTATTGACTCTATCTTGTGGAATTAAAGTGCTAGGCGCTAATGTCCGCCAAGTTAATTTTTGACGTTTGAAATCCTCATTCTTGATAATTTGATAATCATCATTGATTCCTAAAAGTCGTAACCAAAAATTGCTAATTGGATTTTTCCCAGTTCGTGCATTATATTTTTCATGATCTACATATTCACCTGAACTTGTTATTTTGGATACTATAATGGAGTTGCTGTCAAATTCACGTGTTAAGGCATATTTATCATTAGTCGATTGAATTATCAGTTCAACTTCACTGTATCCTGTTGCATCAGTTGAAAAGGGAGCGGCGTCTTTTTTCGCGCCATAGAGAAAATCGATTGCCGTTACAATGCTAGTTTTTCCAGTATTTGAAGGACCAGAGATTATGTTTAGCCCCTTAGTGAATTTGACAGTTGCATCTTCACGATCTTTGCCTTTTATGGTAACACGTTCAATATAATAATTTTGCATTATCATTGCTCTCCTTTGAATTCCTTTGCGCGTTGGTTTATTTGTCGCAGAAGCTCAACATCACTTTTATCTTGAATGTATTTAACAGATTCGTCAGCTGTTTGTAAGTATTTTTCCGCATACACTGATATGAACTGTGGAATCAACTTAAGGCCGTCTTCTGATAAAGCATACTTAAAACCTTCTTTGCTTTGTGATGGCTGGATAACATGTTGTAGCACAAGGTTTTTGACTGCATCTTTTACCAATTCACGTCGCGCAATGAATTCACTGAGTCTATAGCTGTTATCACCATTTAAGTTGTAATCAGAAATTTCAAAGTCGCGACCATACGTGGTAATGAAGTCTGTGATTAGAATTCTATCAGCGCTGACAGGCTCTTTAAATTCAGAGAGCAGTAACATGACTCGAACCGAAATTTCAAATGGAGTATTAAATAAACTATTCATCTTCAGTCACCCATTTGATCTTTCCGTCATTAACCAGCATATGACAAATGCCTTTTTTAGCAGAATTTTGCAGCAATCCTGGTATAAACGATAAGATTGAACCATTTAATGTTATGACAGACGACTGCTGTAGAACGGCTTTAAGTCTCTCAACGCCATCATCGTAATCTTCCTCGTATACTTCCTCGATGCCGTCGTACATATCTTCTTTCAAAGCTTCAAAGTGCTCAGTTCCTTCCTCTTGCGTAAAGTTATCACGGACCCCACGACGGATGCTTTCAGCTTTATAGTAATTTCTTCGCTGTCTCTTGAAATCCTTTAGCCGCGAATTTGGCAGGTCGTTTGTATGCTTGTATACTTCGCATCCATCAGCATCCGCGTATGCTGAAAAAAGAGCTATGACATACGTCATCTCCTCAGGTCTGATATCAAGGGGAACAGGCAAATTGTCAAAGAATCTCTTCACGTCATTATTAAAGGAGAAATCACCATTCGTGTTGATTCTTAAACTTGCAATTTCTATTTCGCTAAGCTTCGGCTTGGCCTTTTTTGTTTTGACTTTGGTTTGGGAAGCAATCGAGGTAATTTCATCAATTAAAAGTCGTGCCATAATTTCAGCAACGTCTGTATCTTCTGGTATTACCACACCTTTAGTAATCAATTGTTGCTTAAGGACAGTTGGAGCATCATCTATAAGACGTTCATAAATAAAAGTCGTGCATTTATCAATGTAGAATTTTCCTGACACAAGGACAGCATATTCCTGTGTTAATTTGCGCTTCCCGTTGTAGATTCTTCGTAAGTTATCATCTGAAAATCCAAAAATTGTGGCTTCATCATCATTTGAAACGCTATCCAGCAACTCAATTAGAAATTTTTGTGGCTTTTTATATTCGCTTCCCATGAACGGATAAAGCGTTTGAGCAATTTCACTTATTTCCAAAACACAACCTCCTTTGTTACGTCCGCCGTTGACCGCCGTTTGCCGCCGATGACTGACGAAAACAAGGGAGGCCTTTTTTTATAATTAAAACATAGTAGTTCAACTATTTAATTTTATCATTTATGGTTCATAAACACTACATTATGTTTCAAGAAAGTGAACGAATTTATCTTAAAAGCGAATAGACCTACTAATTAAATATAACAATGCCTGAGTTGCAATAGGGCAAGGTTACAAATACTGAAAAGAACTGGTTACCCAGAAAATTTTTCAGATATTGTATACCTTACTTTATTGCGCTCTTTTTTCGTGATGGGGGACGGTGTACATATTGGCACGGTCCTTGTTTGTTTTCCTTGCTCTAAAACTCTTTCAGGCAAGAGAGAGGAATCTAATGAGTAAATTTAAGAAAACACACCAAAACGACCGCAACACTTATAAGTACGTGTTTGAGCGTACTGATGCCAATGGACGCATCCAAAAAGAAGTAGTTGAAATTCGTCCGGGAGAAGAAGGCGTCACTGAACTTAACATCCAGGAGTTGCACCGCGCTGACGACCGTGCGATTTACAACTTTTATAAAAATGCACGGCCCGAACGTACTGAAGCAGAAAAAGAGAAAATCAAGACTTGGAAAGAAAAGTTCCGTGAAGACTTCAACAACGAGCACGGCTATTATCCACTGGACGAATATGTGGATGGTGAAGCAAACGATTACTTCAAACGTAACTACAATTTGTCTCTGAACGAATTTGATGATGTATGCGATGAAGGTGACAACCCAATTCAATCATTGGTTTACGATGCCTTTCAGACTAATGAAGAAGATCCTCGTGTCGATCGATTGCGCGAAGTCGTGGCGCAATTATCACCGTACCATCAAGAAATCTATCACATGCTCGTCACTGATGAGATGTCTCAGACTGAAGTGGCAGCCAAACTTGGGAAACAAAAACAGTCCATCAATCGCACCTTCGGAATCATCAAAGACAAGATCAAAGAATTATTTTAGAAAAATTTACAGGGAGAGTTTACTTTCCCTGTTTTACTTCGCCTGTATGGTGTAAGGGAGTGAATCCTAAACAAATAAAAATGAAGGAGGAGCCATCATGAACCTAAAACACAAAGTTCGTATCAACGTGACAGATGAGGTCGGCAACAAACAAACTGTGCTGCAAGGTGGCGTGCGTTATTTACCAAGCAAGATTGCCCATTGGTTATTCGGAGAACGCACGTCGATTCTGGTGTTAACGCCAGGAGACTCGGAGTCAATTGAATCAATCGAAATCCATGAAGTTAAGAAGGGAGCGTAATGGCGTGAGTA
This genomic interval from Jeotgalibaca arthritidis contains the following:
- a CDS encoding AAA family ATPase, which produces MQNYYIERVTIKGKDREDATVKFTKGLNIISGPSNTGKTSIVTAIDFLYGAKKDAAPFSTDATGYSEVELIIQSTNDKYALTREFDSNSIIVSKITSSGEYVDHEKYNARTGKNPISNFWLRLLGINDDYQIIKNEDFKRQKLTWRTLAPSTLIPQDRVNTSSSVLFPGETTQRTAFLSSLLLLLYGSDFSNSEENETKEHKKIRRNSVINYINSSLSELYENYEVAKSELPEAPSDDFQQIVDGMFAELETIEKQINDALASSKSLIKEIYQKEQYLHETQLLLNRYKQLHYQYQSDIERLTLIVDGERLLNDHNEHDASHSCPFCNGDLSKPVQTTYIDTARSELHSLLSQLSDLTEESHDTEVELQELMEQLNDLKSRKKSLDASINDELKPKAETLKDRINKIETYRDIKQQLISMEKMQKKLKSDLEKIENEPEDERILYKPKEKFDAEFYKEMTELLDSMLRNMHYKPNEFRNAFFAKDIFDIKINGNLKWTENGHGYTAFINSVVVMAYRHLLYNHAKYTPSVFIIDSPLLGLDERKKQDGDDSMKEGLFKYFMDHQNEGQLIIVENTTNLPALNYDDKQVNQIVFTEDKNNGRYGYLYDIYN
- a CDS encoding GIY-YIG nuclease family protein, which encodes MANSLDSIFEDDAFDDLTKQVEKKKVVKQDPEVAKFQEIIDFVNENGREPEKTPEWSSERALWARLSGFRGKTERAEKVKKYDTLGLLEKEFEPDGEFLADSVEIDDELNLDDILGSDDMIDDFSDLLDVSRYRRTVNAADKIGRRKHASHFEKYKNLFDQVHADIASGRRKIIPFEQYDIHENRFYIQNGVMMYIVSISKDTFIADNGKTNARMHVVYENGTENKNLLLQSLASSLYSTERHGRMVTEPVDEETLAESFGEEFTTGYIYVLKSLSTNPDISKWNNLYKIGFTRNDVESRIANAENDVTYLNAPVRVMLSAEVQNVNAQLLERTLHHAFQDKQVVFQDGNFKKATEWYMVPLNDIESKINEVIAGLQK
- a CDS encoding helix-turn-helix domain-containing protein encodes the protein MKFSYNPLWKLLIDRGLNKAQLRKMTDISSATLSKLNKGENVTTDILLRICEALDCDLSDIVEIVRD
- a CDS encoding ABC-three component system middle component 2, producing the protein MNSLFNTPFEISVRVMLLLSEFKEPVSADRILITDFITTYGRDFEISDYNLNGDNSYRLSEFIARRELVKDAVKNLVLQHVIQPSQSKEGFKYALSEDGLKLIPQFISVYAEKYLQTADESVKYIQDKSDVELLRQINQRAKEFKGEQ
- a CDS encoding ABC-three component system protein, which translates into the protein MEISEIAQTLYPFMGSEYKKPQKFLIELLDSVSNDDEATIFGFSDDNLRRIYNGKRKLTQEYAVLVSGKFYIDKCTTFIYERLIDDAPTVLKQQLITKGVVIPEDTDVAEIMARLLIDEITSIASQTKVKTKKAKPKLSEIEIASLRINTNGDFSFNNDVKRFFDNLPVPLDIRPEEMTYVIALFSAYADADGCEVYKHTNDLPNSRLKDFKRQRRNYYKAESIRRGVRDNFTQEEGTEHFEALKEDMYDGIEEVYEEDYDDGVERLKAVLQQSSVITLNGSILSFIPGLLQNSAKKGICHMLVNDGKIKWVTEDE